GATTGCCTTTGCTGTATCAAGTGGAACGGATAGTCGTACGATTTTGGATGAAAATGGTGCAGAGAAATTATTGGGTCGAGGCGATATGCTCTTTAAACCCATTGATGAAAATCATCCTGTCCGCTTACAAGGTTCCTTTATTTCAGATGGTGATGTTGAAGCGATTGTGAGCTTTATTAAACACCAAGCAGAAGCTGAGTACGATGAGTCCTTTGACCCTGGTGAAGTAACAGAAGGAGACTTTGAGGGTGCAACAGGTGATAGCGGTGGTGATCCGCTCTTTGAAGAAGCAAGAGCCTTGGTTGTTGAAACGCAAAAAGCCAGCGCTTCTATGATTCAACGTCGCTTATCGGTTGGCTTTAATCGTGCAACTCGCTTGATGGAAGAATTGGAAGCTGCCGGTGTGATTGGTCCTGCTGAAGGAACGAAACCAAGAAAGGTATTGGAAACGCAATGATGCTATTAGACACCCTACATCATATTGCCATTATCGGTAGTGATTACCAAAAGACAAAAGAATTTTATGTCGATAAGCTAGGCTTTGAACAACTAGATGAGCATATCCGACCAGAAAAGAATGATATTCTCTTCAACGTTCGCAAAGGAAATATGGTACTCGAAATCTTTATTAAACCAAATGCCCCCAAACGACCACCCATGCCTCAACCAGAACATACAGGCTTACGTCACCTTGCCTTCAAAGTAGCAGATGTCGAAAAATGTTTGATGGAGTTTGATCAATTAAACATCCCCCATGAACTCTTACGCTATGACGACTTTGACGGCAGAAAAATGGCCTTCTTCTTTGACCCAGACGGCCTCCCTTTGGAAATACATGAGTGAGAAAAAAACAGCCCAGTGGGCTGTTTTTTCACGAGCCAAGAAACGCAAGAGCGAATTGACAGCGCAGCAAGAGAGAGGGGATATTACCAGAATCTAGTTGTTGCAAAAAGAAAAAACGCTCCTTCATGGAGCGATAATTAGCTTTTGATTGTAAATAAGGCAATGACAAGTGCAAGATACATGAAGAAGGTGAGAATGAAGCCTGCCCGCCAAAAGAATTTGAAAAAGCGATGATAGGAAAAATGCCGCTTTTTAAATAAAAAGAAGTAAGTAATCATCAGTGTCAAAATAGAGAGCGCCAAAACCAGTTGGGGCAATAGGCTGTGATAATACACTTTGTCCGAGATTAAATAAAATTCGAAGGCATAGATAGGAAAAGCAATATCTGCGAAGTTCCAGCCCTTTTTCTGTAGTTTGAACAACTTGACTACTAAAAGAGAGATTATCAATGGAAGAATCAAAAAGAGTATAGAAGCAATTTTCAAGAATATCATAGCTTTATTCTATAAAAAAACTAAGAAAAAGTAAACATAAAGCTTGATTTTTTGCGAAAATACTGTATAATGAGAAGGTATGTGAAAATCACATATTTGTGGGAGGTAAAAATCTTTAATTACCGCAAAAACCACAATAGGAGGATTTAAAGATGGCTAAAAAAGTCGAAAAACTTGTAAAACTTCAAATTCCTGCAGGTAAAGCTACTCCAGCTCCACCGGTTGGACCAGCACTTGGTCAAGCAGGGATCAATATCATGGGATTCACTAAGGAATTTAACGCTCGTACAGCTGATCAAGCTGGTATGATTATCCCAGTTGTAATCTCAGTATATGAAGATAAATCATTTGATTTCATCTGTAAAACACCACCAGCTGCTGTTTTGTTGAAAAAAGCTGCAGGTGTTGAAAAAGGTTCAGGTACACCAAACAAAACAAAAGTTGCAACAGTTACTCGTGCGCAAGTACAAGAAATTGCTGAAACTAAAATGCCAGATTTGAACGCTGCAAACCTTGAGTCTGCAATGCGTATGATCGAAGGTACTGCTCGTTCTATGGGATTCACTGTTGTTGACTAATCAATGACACCCCACAACCCGCAAGACTTCATCATTTCTGATGAGTGACGTGGGAGATGAAAATCGATATGACCACATTACAAGGAGAATAAAAATGGCTAAAAAAAGCAAACAAATGCGTGCTGCACTTGAAAAAATCGACAGCACAAAGGCTTACAGCGTAGAAGAAGCTGTAGCACTTGCAAAAGAAACTAACTTTGCAAAATTCGATGCAACTGTAGAAGTTGCTTACAACTTGAACATTGATGTTCGTAAAGCAGATCAACAAATCCGTGGTGCGATGGTATTGCCAAACGGAACTGGTAAAACTTCACGCGTATTGGTGTTTGCACGTGGTGCAAAAGCTGAAGAAGCAAAAGCTGCTGGTGCAGACTTCGTTGGTGAAGATGACCTCGTTGCAAAAATCAACGGTGGTTGGTTAGATTTCGATGTTGTTATCGCAACACCTGATATGATGGCACTTGTTGGACGTCTTGGACGTGTTCTTGGACCACGTAACTTGATGCCAAACCCTAAAACTGGTACTGTAACAATGGATGTTGCAAAAGCAGTTGAAGAATCTAAAGGTGGTAAAATTACATACCGTGCTGACAAGGCAGGTATCGTACAAGCAATCATCGGTAAAGTATCATTTGATGCTGAGAAATTGGTTGGAAACTTCAAAGCGTTCCACGATACAATTGTAAAAGCAAAACCAGCTACTGCTAAAGGTACTTACATGACTTCTGTTACAATCACTACAACACAAGGTGTTGGTATCAAGGTTGATCCAAATTCATTGTAAAAATAGATAAAGTCCTATCGGTTGATAGGACTTTTTTACATGCCATTTCTATTTCATCCAAAGAGAAATAACCTGATCGGATTCTTCAAGGACGAGGGTGTCAAGCACTTCTTGTTTTTCTATGTCAAAATAGATGAGACGATTCTGAACGGTAAAAAGTAATTTCCCACCTGTAGTATACTTGAAGTTTTTAAGGTGTGATGTACTAATCTCATGTGTATCATTGTTTAAAATGTGCGATACATCAATAAATGTTGTTTCGCCTGTATCTAGGTTAAGAGTAGAGAAACACAATTTTAGAGTGCCGGACGCAGAGGAGTCATGGGTGATAAACAGACGATTGCCATCATGATAGATAAAGTCAGGATTTTTTTCGTTTAAGTTGATAAATTCTGGCTGCATAGACTGTAAATCAAGGACTAGCAGTCGATTATCTGGTATCGTTGCTCCTTTGGTAAGGATAGAATGCAAGGAAGCATAGAGTACCCCTTGAATGATGGTAGCCTGTGCAAATCGGGGAACACCTCCATCCAATTCAGAGAGCGTTTGGTCAGAGATAAGGGAGAGGTTCGTTTCATCTAACTCGAGTAGATGGATTGTTGAGTCTTTGGCAAAAGCTACTAAATGGATGTGATGACTTGTATCATTAAACGTTTGTATCCCGTCAGCGAGGTCATCAAAGGTTTTACTCTGGATTTCTTTTCCTTCTTTGTCAAATTGGGTGAGAGTGTTGGCATACCATGTATAGAAAAAATCTAGACTACTTCCCATTCCAACAGTAGAAGCATACTTGGTTTTATGTAGTTGTGTCTGACTAGTTTCAAAATCAATGCTAAAAATAGCAGAAGGGGGAGAGGATAATTGCATTTCCTCTTTTCTACGCTGAAAGACAAGATAGCGTTTATCAAATGAGGTAGCAGGATAAAGCGTTGTATTCCATGGAAGTTCAGAGTGCTTGGTTTGTTTGGTGACTTGAAGTTTATCGTTATGAATCTGGATAGCAGAGATGGATTTGGTACCAATAAGGTAGGCATCTGCTTGTTCGGTCAAGGGAACTTCTGGCAGTTTATCGGGTATGAGCTTGGGGATAGCCTGACAACCCAGTAGTCCAATAAGAGTGAGAATAATAGCTGGGATAAGTAGTTTGTGTTTCATGATGTGTCTCCTATTTATATTTCTATCCCATTATTTTGTAAGGATAGTATAGCATATAAAAGATAAAAAGAAAACGGCTTCATTCTTGTTTGTATCAAATAATTGACATTTTTCCTAAAATTTTATAAGGTAAAGGGAATAAACTTTGAAAGGAAACATGCAAAGATGACGGATTATGTGAAACCACCAGTTTGGATTTGGGAAGACGAAAATGACCATAAGAGTGGGAATCGGCCAACAGCCGGAAGTCGATTTGATCAGGTTTTGCCAAGAGGAGAAAAGCCATTGCAAGTTTACTCGCTGGGCACTCCAAATGGGATAAAAGTAGCGATTATGCTAGAAGAATTGAAAGAAATAGGCGTAAAGAATGTAGACTATGATTTATTTCTTATCAATATTGGAAAAGGAGATCAGTTTGGCTCAGACTTTGTAGCAATCAATCCGAACTCCAAAATTCCTGCTTTGGTAGACCAATCAGGCGATGAGGATATTAAGGTCTTCGAATCAGCTCATATCTTGCTGTATTTAGCTGAAAAATACAGAAAATTCATACCAAAAAATCTCCAAGATAAAACAGAAATGATGAATTGGTTATTTTGGCAAACTGGAGCAGCACCCTTTGTTGGAGGTGGTTTTGGTCATTTCTTCCACTATGCACCCACTGCCCAAGAATACCCTATTAACCGCTATACCATGGAAACCAAGCGTCAGCTGGATCTCTTGGATCAACTATTGGCAACCCGCTCCTATATCGCAGGAGAGGAGTATACTATTGCAGATATTGCGATTTGGTCTTGGTATGGTCGTTTGGTAGAAGGTAAGCTCTACCCAGGTTCAGCAGCATTTTTAGATGTGAAGGCCTATAAATATCTAACAGAGTGGACAGAAAAAATTGCAGCTCGTCCTGCTGTTCAGAGAGGTTTACTCGCTGAATATAAGCCTATTATGGAAGAATAGTCTCCTTGACGAAAAGAAATGGGGTATGGTAGAATAAAAAAGTAGTTTTTACCATAGTGTAAAGGCATATTATTATGAAAATTAAAGGATAATGAAAAAAATAGGACGAAAAGAAATCATTTTCGATTTCTTTTCCGAATAGAAAGATAGGACTTGTTGGAGCAGGCTAATAAGTTCTGTTTTTACTATTTAGGGGGTAGGAGAGATGAAAAAATACATGGATGCTCGCTGTCTGTTTAATCGGATGACACGAGTGAGTAGCTTACTTTTATTGGTCAGCTTAGTAGGCCTTTTTAATCATAAGCCAGTTTCGGGTTTAGAAGTTTCAGAAACGTTAGATAGCGCAACAACTCTCTCAGAAACAGTAGCATCTAGTAGTGAAGAGTCGACAGAAACTCCCGCACAAGATTCAGATATCAGTAGTGCTAGCTCATCTTTATCTAGTACAAGTTCATCTTCCTCAGCGACTGTTGAATCGTCAACAAGTTCGAGTAGTTTGGTTCCAGCCTTTGTTCAAAATGAAATCCAGACGAAACCTGCTGCAAGTTCTATAGAATCTGGTGCTTTGTACCGCTTGTATCACCCAGAATTACGCGTTCACCTCTATACTCGTGATGCAAATGAATACAAGGTACTAGGCAGTCGGAATTGGAAACAAGAAGGAGTAGCTTGGCAAACCTCGACGGGAGAAGGAGAAAGTGTCTACCGTTTGTATCATTCGGATTTGCGTGTTCACCTTTACACCAAGGATAAGAACGAATACCAAGTTTTAGCAAGTCGAGGCTGGAAGCAAGAAGGTGAGGCCTATCGCTCTTTTGGAAGTTTACCAATTTATCGTCTGTATCATCCTGGTTTGCAACGTCACTTGTATACGCGAGATGGGAATGAATACAAGGTATTAGGTAGTCGTGGCTGGAAACAAGAAGGGATTGCTTTTTACGGTATTCGTTCAGATGAAACAAATGCTCTACAGTCCTCTAATCAGCCTGCTACCAATGTTTCAGCTAGCCCAAAACAGGTTCTTCCTAAACCAAAGCTAACAGTAAAAAGAATTGATCAGGTCAATGGTCTTTTTGAAGTGGCTATACAGGCTGGTTCTGTTCCAAGTGATGTTACTCAAGTCTTGATGCCTGTATGGACATCGGATAATGGTCAAGATGATTTGATGTGGTATCGAGCGGTGCGCCAAATAGATGGTAGCTATATGGCGATTGTCAATAGTTATAATCATAAGACGTCAACTGGAGAA
Above is a window of Streptococcus sp. zg-86 DNA encoding:
- the rplK gene encoding 50S ribosomal protein L11, with the translated sequence MAKKVEKLVKLQIPAGKATPAPPVGPALGQAGINIMGFTKEFNARTADQAGMIIPVVISVYEDKSFDFICKTPPAAVLLKKAAGVEKGSGTPNKTKVATVTRAQVQEIAETKMPDLNAANLESAMRMIEGTARSMGFTVVD
- a CDS encoding GBS Bsp-like repeat-containing protein; translated protein: MKKYMDARCLFNRMTRVSSLLLLVSLVGLFNHKPVSGLEVSETLDSATTLSETVASSSEESTETPAQDSDISSASSSLSSTSSSSSATVESSTSSSSLVPAFVQNEIQTKPAASSIESGALYRLYHPELRVHLYTRDANEYKVLGSRNWKQEGVAWQTSTGEGESVYRLYHSDLRVHLYTKDKNEYQVLASRGWKQEGEAYRSFGSLPIYRLYHPGLQRHLYTRDGNEYKVLGSRGWKQEGIAFYGIRSDETNALQSSNQPATNVSASPKQVLPKPKLTVKRIDQVNGLFEVAIQAGSVPSDVTQVLMPVWTSDNGQDDLMWYRAVRQIDGSYMAIVNSYNHKTSTGEYNIHLYFVSDHQSKAITSLKTTLSISRQTNPRAGVIAAARNLLGARHGELEHTLLVNDYNRVEPRPVNYTVKYSDDWCDVFVTTIFQRLGLSNLIGRECGVERHVQIFKELGIWNENGYTIPRAGDLIVFNWDDDTQPNDGFSDHIGIVEKVERNYIHTIEGNSGDERIVRRRVYKVGDGNIRGFASPRY
- the gloA2 gene encoding SMU1112c/YaeR family gloxylase I-like metalloprotein, which codes for MLLDTLHHIAIIGSDYQKTKEFYVDKLGFEQLDEHIRPEKNDILFNVRKGNMVLEIFIKPNAPKRPPMPQPEHTGLRHLAFKVADVEKCLMEFDQLNIPHELLRYDDFDGRKMAFFFDPDGLPLEIHE
- the rplA gene encoding 50S ribosomal protein L1; its protein translation is MAKKSKQMRAALEKIDSTKAYSVEEAVALAKETNFAKFDATVEVAYNLNIDVRKADQQIRGAMVLPNGTGKTSRVLVFARGAKAEEAKAAGADFVGEDDLVAKINGGWLDFDVVIATPDMMALVGRLGRVLGPRNLMPNPKTGTVTMDVAKAVEESKGGKITYRADKAGIVQAIIGKVSFDAEKLVGNFKAFHDTIVKAKPATAKGTYMTSVTITTTQGVGIKVDPNSL
- a CDS encoding DUF3397 domain-containing protein, coding for MIFLKIASILFLILPLIISLLVVKLFKLQKKGWNFADIAFPIYAFEFYLISDKVYYHSLLPQLVLALSILTLMITYFFLFKKRHFSYHRFFKFFWRAGFILTFFMYLALVIALFTIKS
- the yghU gene encoding glutathione-dependent disulfide-bond oxidoreductase, which translates into the protein MTDYVKPPVWIWEDENDHKSGNRPTAGSRFDQVLPRGEKPLQVYSLGTPNGIKVAIMLEELKEIGVKNVDYDLFLINIGKGDQFGSDFVAINPNSKIPALVDQSGDEDIKVFESAHILLYLAEKYRKFIPKNLQDKTEMMNWLFWQTGAAPFVGGGFGHFFHYAPTAQEYPINRYTMETKRQLDLLDQLLATRSYIAGEEYTIADIAIWSWYGRLVEGKLYPGSAAFLDVKAYKYLTEWTEKIAARPAVQRGLLAEYKPIMEE